In the genome of Gemmatimonadota bacterium, the window AGTTGTACGTGTTCTGACGGCAGTCCCCACCACCCATCGTGCGCGGATCGGGCGCCGGGCGCTGGCCTCGACCGCCCCGACCACCAGCCGCACCCCGGCCGCCACCGCCCGCTCGCTGGGGGCGAACAGGAGGAGGCACCGTCCCTCCGTTTTCGATCGCAGCGTTGATCGCGCTCACGGTATGGCTCGCCCGGAACGCGACGAGCGCGCGGGCCAGCTCCAGATTTTTCACGCGATCGGCCATCGAGACGCCGTTGATCGTGGCGAGGCCAGCCTCCACGCGCTCGGCCCAGCGGATCGAGCTCGGGTCGTCGATGAACATGTTGAGCGAGATGATCGGGTCGTCGTGCAGATTGTCCGCTTCACCCCAAATCACGCCGTGCTCTTCCTCCATGTACCGCGTCACGCTCGCGTAGTCGTAATACTCCTGGACGTGGGCCACGACCGGATTGCCACCCCACCGCTCCGTGAGCCGGTCCGCCACCGCGCGTTGGCCGCCTTGATTCCCGCCGGAGTCGCCGAAGAAGATGATCTTTTTGAAGCCGTGCATCCTGAAGGAGTGCGCGACATCGGTGAGCACGGCCTCGAACGTCTCCTGGCGGGTGCTGATCGTGCCCGGGCTCCTCATGTGACCGCTCGGGGGTTCGATGTCGCCTTCCGGCACGAACGGGATGATGGGAGCGCACAGGGCGTCGCCGAGCCGGCGGGCGATCGCCTCGCAGTTGGTATGCAGCACGTAGTTGTGCTTCCCGGTGGCCAACCACGGACCGTTCGGCTCCATGCCGCCCGTCGGGATCAGCACCGTCGTCTTCCCGGCGGCCAGAGCGTCGCGCACATCCATCCACGTCATTTCCTCCACCCAAACCGTCGTCGCCGTGGGCAGTGGGTTCGGGGTGTCCGCGCAGTTGTAGACGTTGGCTTCACACCGCCCACCACCCAGGTCGCGGGGGTCGGGAGCCCGCCGCTGCTGTGCGAGAACAGGCGTGCTCAGCACGAGCGCGAAGCTGACGGTCAAGAGGAGGGTCTTCATGGTCGTCTCCGGGAGGTCGGTCTTTGACGCTCCAGACAGGTGTGGTTACGAAGCTGTTGAGTATTCAGCGCTGTTGAGTATTCAGCCTTTGGGCTGAA includes:
- a CDS encoding creatininase family protein, giving the protein MKTLLLTVSFALVLSTPVLAQQRRAPDPRDLGGGRCEANVYNCADTPNPLPTATTVWVEEMTWMDVRDALAAGKTTVLIPTGGMEPNGPWLATGKHNYVLHTNCEAIARRLGDALCAPIIPFVPEGDIEPPSGHMRSPGTISTRQETFEAVLTDVAHSFRMHGFKKIIFFGDSGGNQGGQRAVADRLTERWGGNPVVAHVQEYYDYASVTRYMEEEHGVIWGEADNLHDDPIISLNMFIDDPSSIRWAERVEAGLATINGVSMADRVKNLELARALVAFRASHTVSAINAAIENGGTVPPPVRPQRAGGGGRGAAGGRGGRGQRPAPDPRTMGGGDCRQNTYNCSDTPNPLPETNTVWLGEMTWMDIRDALAAGKTTAIIATGGMEPNGPWLVTGKHNYVLDANCEAIARNLGNALCAPIVKWVPEGDIEPQSGHMRSPGTISLRQETFEALLTDIAHSLKVHGFENIIFIGDSGGNRSGMNNVAETLTAQWAGEAKAIHIPEYYRAPEGSRNVLRERGLVTDAMPDDGLHDGPGITLNMMASDPASVRWAERMETGQAIIDGFSLEDLERALMLGREISEARAARTADLIRERTR